The following are from one region of the Rhodopirellula sp. P2 genome:
- a CDS encoding integron integrase, translated as MGTFSKPASAEQKQRWAKIWFQKLCQFHGRKTEPDWKFSSDDVIAFLRSRRDAEVPAWKRMKIIEGLIQYRETIQRREVNDLLPLKKKMGEIILIEQARTGGLDSIDDVVGKINPNEMDAIQEFRRSMRRAGLAIATERSYVRKLKAFMADRGLNCLADFDRIHASDVEAHLTDLAVDGNVSPSTQNQAFHSLLKFFELVLKREMGKIEAIRANKDSMAPTVMSPGEVGQVFEGLEGVYLVIAKLLYGCGMRISEAHRLRVKDIDFANKQIEIRQSKGNKSRLVPMPDDLIEPLRRFVKTREALHEHDLANGTASVYLPYALDRKYPSAHRELKWQYLFASHRLSRDPRTGRIHRHHLHASTFPTHLRRAVEQAGILKHVTSHTFRHCFATHLLWQGTDIRQIQQLLGHSDVKTTEIYTHVRNPHEAKVVSPLDRLMQDEEAAVGCARAD; from the coding sequence ATGGGAACGTTTTCGAAACCGGCGAGTGCCGAACAGAAGCAGCGTTGGGCGAAGATATGGTTCCAAAAGCTTTGCCAATTTCACGGGCGGAAGACGGAACCGGATTGGAAGTTTTCGTCCGATGATGTGATTGCGTTCTTGCGGTCACGTCGCGATGCGGAGGTGCCGGCTTGGAAGCGGATGAAGATCATCGAAGGCTTGATTCAGTACCGTGAGACGATCCAGCGTCGAGAGGTGAACGACCTGTTGCCGCTGAAGAAAAAGATGGGCGAGATCATCCTGATCGAGCAAGCGAGAACAGGCGGGTTGGATTCGATTGACGATGTGGTCGGCAAGATCAATCCCAATGAGATGGATGCGATTCAGGAGTTCCGTCGATCGATGCGTCGAGCTGGTTTGGCGATCGCGACCGAACGCAGCTACGTGAGGAAGCTGAAAGCATTCATGGCGGATCGTGGGCTGAATTGTTTGGCGGATTTCGACCGGATTCACGCTTCTGACGTGGAGGCTCACCTGACGGATTTGGCGGTCGATGGCAACGTTTCTCCGTCGACTCAGAACCAAGCGTTTCATTCTTTGCTGAAGTTTTTCGAATTGGTGCTGAAGCGTGAGATGGGGAAGATCGAAGCGATCCGTGCGAACAAGGATTCGATGGCCCCCACGGTGATGTCACCTGGTGAGGTCGGCCAAGTGTTTGAGGGACTCGAGGGCGTGTATCTGGTGATCGCGAAGTTGCTGTATGGATGCGGGATGAGGATCAGTGAGGCGCATCGGTTGCGGGTCAAGGACATTGATTTCGCGAACAAGCAAATCGAGATTCGTCAGTCCAAGGGCAACAAGAGCCGATTGGTTCCGATGCCAGATGATTTGATTGAACCGCTGCGGCGTTTTGTTAAGACTCGCGAGGCTCTGCACGAACATGATTTGGCCAACGGCACGGCCTCGGTGTATCTGCCGTATGCGTTGGACCGGAAGTATCCGTCGGCGCATCGTGAACTGAAGTGGCAGTATCTGTTTGCGTCGCACCGATTGTCACGGGATCCGAGAACCGGCCGCATCCACCGTCATCACTTGCACGCGAGCACCTTCCCAACTCACTTGCGACGCGCGGTGGAGCAGGCGGGGATTTTGAAGCATGTGACGAGCCACACGTTTCGCCATTGTTTTGCGACGCATCTGTTGTGGCAGGGGACGGACATTCGCCAGATTCAGCAGTTGCTGGGACACAGCGATGTGAAGACGACGGAGATTTACACGCACGTGCGAAATCCACATGAGGCGAAGGTGGTCAGTCCGTTGGATCGGTTGATGCAGGACGAGGAGGCGGCGGTGGGTTGCGCTCGGGCCGACTGA
- a CDS encoding TIGR03067 domain-containing protein: protein MCAQDTQSHIEALEGSWAVVGITANGELVPREELIGFKFRFSKKELVWLSPDGEKVDEFTIKLDTSQKPLAIEMVETREEDGEKYEKTTLAIIDLKHDKLRICMPPRGEAKRPKSFESKNGSFLSLIVLERIKSSTSDTGRTKP, encoded by the coding sequence GTGTGTGCACAAGATACCCAATCTCACATAGAGGCCCTTGAAGGGTCGTGGGCGGTGGTTGGCATTACAGCCAACGGAGAGTTGGTACCGCGAGAAGAGCTAATCGGCTTCAAATTCCGCTTTAGCAAAAAGGAACTCGTGTGGCTTTCCCCGGACGGAGAGAAAGTGGACGAATTCACGATCAAACTTGATACTTCACAGAAGCCGTTAGCCATCGAAATGGTGGAAACCCGAGAAGAAGATGGGGAAAAGTATGAGAAGACGACGTTGGCTATCATTGATTTGAAGCATGATAAGCTTCGAATCTGCATGCCCCCGCGCGGTGAAGCGAAAAGGCCGAAGTCGTTTGAATCAAAGAATGGTTCGTTCCTCAGTCTGATCGTATTGGAACGCATTAAGTCAAGTACTTCGGATACTGGCAGAACCAAGCCGTGA